The Mycobacterium paragordonae genome includes a region encoding these proteins:
- a CDS encoding nitroreductase has protein sequence MYDLEDTIRQRRSSRMFLPDPVPRQLVEESLALAMHAPSNSNVQPWQVVFASGAARNRLVSALLAQARSEPPRVPQLPPAFAHLRRELGAQVYGSMGIARDDAAARQEAVLRNWEFFRAPLGGVVFMHQDLDVVDGMGVGMFLQNLLLALTARGLGTCVQVSIAGYPEIVREQLGIAADMRILCGLAVGYPDPDFPANSLRIGRDSLDKHAVFLDE, from the coding sequence ATGTACGACCTCGAGGACACCATCCGGCAGCGCCGGTCCAGCCGCATGTTCCTGCCCGACCCGGTACCGCGACAGTTGGTCGAAGAGTCACTGGCGCTGGCGATGCATGCGCCGTCCAACTCCAATGTCCAGCCGTGGCAGGTCGTTTTCGCCAGCGGCGCGGCCAGGAACCGGTTGGTTTCGGCGCTGTTGGCCCAGGCCCGCTCTGAACCGCCCAGGGTTCCGCAGCTACCACCGGCTTTCGCGCACCTGCGGCGGGAACTGGGCGCGCAAGTCTACGGCTCGATGGGGATCGCCCGCGACGACGCGGCCGCGCGCCAGGAAGCGGTGCTGCGCAACTGGGAATTCTTTCGCGCTCCGCTGGGCGGGGTCGTGTTCATGCACCAGGACCTGGATGTCGTCGACGGCATGGGTGTCGGGATGTTTCTGCAGAACCTGTTGTTGGCCTTGACCGCTCGCGGACTCGGTACCTGTGTTCAGGTGTCGATCGCCGGCTACCCGGAGATCGTCCGCGAGCAACTGGGCATCGCCGCCGACATGCGCATTCTGTGCGGTCTGGCGGTCGGCTACCCGGACCCGGACTTTCCGGCCAACTCGCTGCGGATCGGCCGCGACAGCCTGGACAAGCACGCGGTGTTCCTGGACGAATGA
- a CDS encoding oxidoreductase, whose amino-acid sequence MARWLVTGCSTGFGREIARGALQAGHSVAVTARRVEAVQDLANEFGGRALVLALDVTDAAQIADAVGAAEQAFGGIDVLVNNAGHGYLSAVEEGEDAEVRKLFDVNYFGAVDMIKAVLPEMRARRAGHIVNISSMTGLVANPPNAYYSSTKFALEAVTEALATEVRPLGIKVTAIEPGAFRTDWATRSMKETGTPIADYADVAARKDLIKQFADHLPGDPRKVAEAVLMVTELDDPPLRLLLGRDVLKAMRDKIAATSASIEEWKSVTKDVNFPGS is encoded by the coding sequence ATGGCGCGGTGGTTAGTGACCGGCTGCTCCACCGGGTTCGGCCGCGAGATCGCCCGTGGCGCATTGCAAGCGGGCCACAGCGTCGCGGTGACCGCGCGGCGGGTCGAGGCGGTGCAAGACCTTGCGAACGAATTCGGTGGTCGGGCTTTGGTGTTGGCACTGGACGTCACCGACGCCGCTCAGATCGCGGACGCGGTCGGCGCGGCCGAGCAGGCGTTCGGCGGAATCGACGTGCTGGTCAACAACGCCGGCCACGGCTATCTCTCGGCCGTGGAGGAGGGCGAGGACGCCGAGGTCCGGAAACTGTTCGACGTCAACTACTTCGGGGCGGTCGACATGATCAAGGCGGTGCTGCCGGAAATGCGCGCCCGCCGCGCCGGACACATCGTCAACATCTCGTCGATGACCGGCCTGGTGGCCAACCCACCCAACGCCTACTACTCGTCCACCAAATTTGCGTTGGAAGCGGTGACCGAAGCTCTGGCCACCGAGGTCCGACCGCTCGGGATCAAGGTGACCGCAATCGAACCCGGCGCGTTTCGCACCGACTGGGCGACCAGATCGATGAAGGAAACCGGCACTCCGATCGCCGATTACGCCGACGTCGCCGCGCGCAAGGACCTGATCAAGCAATTCGCCGACCACCTGCCGGGCGATCCGCGCAAGGTCGCTGAGGCGGTGCTGATGGTGACCGAACTCGACGATCCCCCGTTGCGGCTGCTGCTGGGACGTGACGTGCTGAAAGCGATGCGGGACAAGATCGCCGCGACCTCGGCGTCGATCGAGGAGTGGAAGTCCGTCACGAAGGACGTGAACTTCCCGGGCAGCTAG
- a CDS encoding DUF1214 domain-containing protein, producing MTDHPVSTASQREQELAALELIEHPTVKAAYRDVAQTWLGRAKASEAMRGRFDDAFAEVMFSAAVWSSNQDKLRPKVSCITRLAHPVDGRRIPGSRWGIDNPDSVYRVIPISGDERYEIHGRVGEHRMTENYFTLWDAHMGTVDVLNGRTMAVDSDGSFTITVDSDPANGRPNHVQSTPQAHEFYIRDMLLDWGRDDPNHFEIQRLGSAPAAPARTLDEQAEATAAMMAYFANFTGKLSHGVYKMPANHFDLAWSADTDGAMRNQFYVMGRFDLAPDEAFVVDLNDGGAEYFTVPLSNIWGTTLDIIDRTGSLNKAQSVANEDGTYTYVIAPEDPGVANWIDTDGLREAILTLRMAEFGATGPRAGLGAHGRVVKLDRLDAEVPHLLRVGSEQRAAELADRRAAYLRRLPEGTP from the coding sequence ATGACCGACCATCCGGTATCCACCGCGTCCCAGCGCGAACAGGAACTGGCCGCCCTGGAGCTCATCGAACATCCCACCGTCAAAGCCGCCTACCGCGACGTCGCCCAGACTTGGCTGGGCCGCGCGAAGGCATCCGAGGCAATGCGCGGGCGCTTCGACGACGCCTTCGCCGAAGTGATGTTCTCGGCGGCGGTGTGGTCGTCGAACCAGGACAAGCTGCGGCCCAAGGTCAGCTGCATCACCCGGTTGGCGCACCCGGTGGACGGCCGGCGCATCCCTGGATCCCGTTGGGGGATAGACAATCCCGACAGCGTGTACCGGGTGATACCGATCTCCGGCGACGAACGCTACGAGATCCACGGACGGGTGGGTGAGCACCGGATGACCGAGAACTACTTCACCCTGTGGGACGCGCACATGGGCACCGTCGACGTACTCAACGGCCGCACCATGGCGGTCGACTCCGACGGAAGCTTCACCATCACCGTCGACTCCGACCCGGCCAACGGCCGCCCCAACCACGTGCAGAGTACCCCGCAGGCGCATGAGTTCTACATCCGCGACATGCTGCTCGACTGGGGTCGCGATGACCCCAATCACTTTGAGATACAACGGCTTGGCAGCGCCCCGGCGGCGCCGGCCCGCACCCTTGATGAGCAGGCGGAGGCGACAGCCGCGATGATGGCCTATTTCGCGAACTTCACCGGCAAGCTCAGCCACGGCGTGTACAAGATGCCGGCCAACCACTTCGACCTGGCCTGGTCCGCCGACACCGACGGCGCGATGCGCAACCAGTTCTACGTCATGGGCCGGTTCGATCTCGCTCCGGACGAGGCGTTTGTGGTCGACCTCAATGACGGCGGCGCCGAATACTTCACCGTGCCGCTGAGCAATATCTGGGGCACCACGCTGGACATCATCGACCGCACCGGCAGCCTGAACAAGGCGCAGTCGGTGGCCAACGAAGACGGCACCTATACCTATGTGATTGCGCCGGAGGATCCGGGCGTGGCGAATTGGATCGATACGGACGGACTGCGCGAAGCGATCCTGACCCTGCGGATGGCGGAATTCGGTGCGACGGGACCGCGCGCGGGTCTCGGCGCGCACGGGCGGGTGGTCAAGTTGGATCGGCTCGATGCTGAAGTGCCGCACCTGCTGCGGGTGGGTTCCGAACAGCGGGCAGCGGAGTTGGCCGACCGGCGAGCGGCCTATCTGCGGCGCCTGCCGGAAGGGACGCCCTGA
- a CDS encoding sulfotransferase family protein, with translation MLAEAQRKESLTDWGPGEFERPLRVLLTDYERADLNPIGTHILRSGIVHSLRMRLRAQEWIRRHPEILDEQVAAPIVVVGMMRSGTTLVQRLLAADPRFLCAYGWEVVEVAPKLDETFTGTDPRIAISEAREAKSRELAPDLFTIHPMYAREAEEEIVFLADAFLSHVPESGAQLPHYRSWLDQQNFTPAYDHLHRMLQFLQWQKRRRGVHGERWVLKSPAHLGYLNVLRARFPGLHLVHMHRDPRTTIASGASLNATLHAMHADDVDAHRVGAEWLQRMGWTNDRAMAVRDQWDPLCVTDIQFDDAVADPIRQVSRVYEAIGVPLTDQAQQAMRHWLQVRPREDARPPYRLADYGLCPEQIDERFTLYNKRFRDRSNA, from the coding sequence ATGCTGGCCGAGGCGCAACGCAAGGAGTCGCTAACCGATTGGGGCCCGGGGGAATTCGAACGTCCGCTGCGGGTGCTGCTGACCGACTACGAACGCGCGGACCTCAACCCGATCGGCACCCACATCCTGCGGTCCGGGATCGTGCACAGCCTGCGGATGCGGCTTCGCGCGCAGGAGTGGATCAGGCGCCACCCGGAGATACTCGACGAACAGGTCGCCGCCCCGATCGTCGTCGTCGGGATGATGCGCAGCGGAACCACTTTGGTGCAGCGGCTGCTGGCGGCCGACCCGCGCTTCCTGTGTGCCTACGGGTGGGAGGTCGTCGAGGTCGCACCGAAACTCGACGAGACGTTCACCGGCACCGACCCCCGCATCGCGATCAGCGAAGCGCGCGAGGCGAAATCGCGCGAGCTCGCACCCGATCTGTTCACCATCCACCCGATGTACGCGCGGGAAGCCGAGGAGGAGATCGTCTTTCTGGCCGACGCGTTCTTGTCGCACGTCCCCGAGTCCGGCGCACAGCTGCCGCATTACCGGTCCTGGCTCGACCAGCAGAACTTCACGCCCGCCTACGATCACCTGCACCGCATGCTGCAGTTCCTGCAGTGGCAGAAGCGCCGACGCGGTGTCCACGGGGAGCGCTGGGTACTCAAGTCGCCGGCGCACCTGGGCTACCTGAATGTGCTGCGCGCCAGGTTCCCCGGACTGCACCTGGTCCATATGCACCGCGACCCGCGGACCACGATCGCGTCGGGCGCCAGCCTGAACGCGACGTTGCACGCGATGCACGCCGATGACGTCGACGCGCACCGGGTGGGCGCGGAATGGTTGCAGCGCATGGGATGGACGAATGACCGGGCGATGGCGGTTCGGGACCAGTGGGACCCCTTATGCGTCACCGACATTCAGTTCGACGATGCGGTCGCCGATCCGATCAGGCAGGTATCCCGCGTCTACGAGGCCATCGGTGTGCCACTGACCGACCAGGCGCAGCAGGCAATGCGGCACTGGCTGCAGGTTCGTCCACGCGAAGACGCGCGCCCGCCCTACCGGCTCGCCGATTACGGCCTGTGCCCCGAGCAGATCGATGAACGTTTCACGTTGTACAACAAGCGTTTCCGAGACAGGAGCAACGCATGA
- a CDS encoding nuclear transport factor 2 family protein yields MSDSAIAITNLIYTYAQLLDGGDLDGVARLFEHGRICGVEDGPPETVFAGAARVRQMYDMATRIYEDGTPKTKHNTTNVQLHIDDLTGTATSTSYYCVTQATTELPLQVIVTGHYKDTFHRLDGVWWFDSRTMFVDQVGDVSQHLKF; encoded by the coding sequence GTGAGTGACAGCGCTATCGCCATCACCAACCTGATCTACACCTACGCGCAACTCCTGGACGGCGGCGACCTGGACGGGGTGGCCCGGCTCTTCGAACACGGCCGCATCTGCGGAGTCGAGGACGGTCCGCCGGAGACGGTGTTCGCCGGAGCCGCCCGGGTGCGCCAGATGTATGACATGGCCACCCGGATCTACGAGGACGGCACCCCGAAGACCAAACACAACACCACCAACGTGCAGCTGCACATCGATGACTTGACCGGGACGGCGACCAGCACGTCGTACTACTGCGTCACGCAGGCCACAACTGAGCTGCCGCTGCAGGTGATCGTGACCGGCCACTACAAGGACACCTTCCACCGGCTCGACGGGGTGTGGTGGTTCGACAGCCGGACGATGTTCGTCGACCAGGTCGGCGACGTCAGCCAGCACCTGAAGTTCTAG
- the rpmB gene encoding 50S ribosomal protein L28: protein MAAVCDICGKGPGFGKSVSHSHRRTSRRWNPNVQTVHAVARPGGNKQRLNVCTSCIKAGKVTRG from the coding sequence ATGGCCGCTGTGTGCGATATCTGCGGGAAAGGCCCCGGCTTCGGTAAGTCGGTGTCGCACTCCCACCGCCGCACCAGCCGCCGGTGGAACCCCAACGTCCAGACCGTGCACGCCGTGGCCCGTCCCGGCGGCAACAAGCAGCGCCTCAACGTGTGCACCTCGTGCATCAAGGCCGGCAAGGTCACCCGGGGCTAG